A single window of Flavipsychrobacter sp. DNA harbors:
- a CDS encoding T9SS type A sorting domain-containing protein, whose product MRLPNILLLAIFAFGIQTTSAQLVNTLTINTGYNNVTKNTLTLGAQDLNWTITKVATSLTGNNNYLTLPSGATLPYKAYTSKVWHVSYPPYTVTIPNKTHWLAIGPNLMDDNWAATEPDTAGHYVVFERQFKLCTEESDASDSILIDMDIRCDNFLIGVYIDNHQIVTNQGNTYFYNTPYHLNSAIHKYSLSGGTHTLKVIVRNEPAPQSQKHPNNPIGLNIVGTISTQFQNNIIIDTDNFPNYDCSTGDTTVSIAPTNSEKASLTHYPNPVNDQMTISYTLPKVEENAIIILFNQIGKVISKHPITHTGNGQLKINTSHLPQGLYIYSLYINNTPVITNKMIK is encoded by the coding sequence ATGAGGTTACCCAACATACTACTGCTAGCAATATTCGCCTTTGGAATTCAAACTACTTCAGCACAACTAGTCAACACATTAACTATAAATACAGGCTACAATAATGTAACAAAAAACACGTTAACACTTGGTGCTCAAGACTTAAATTGGACGATTACAAAGGTTGCTACATCACTAACTGGCAACAATAACTACTTGACATTACCTTCCGGAGCTACGCTTCCTTATAAAGCCTACACAAGTAAAGTATGGCACGTGTCTTACCCTCCTTATACTGTTACTATCCCTAACAAAACACATTGGCTAGCTATTGGACCTAACTTGATGGACGATAATTGGGCAGCAACTGAACCAGATACTGCGGGTCATTACGTAGTATTCGAACGTCAGTTCAAATTATGCACTGAAGAGTCAGATGCATCTGACTCTATTCTAATTGATATGGATATCAGATGTGACAACTTTCTAATTGGGGTATATATTGACAATCACCAAATTGTAACTAACCAAGGCAATACTTATTTTTATAACACTCCCTACCACCTAAATAGTGCCATACATAAATATTCTTTAAGTGGAGGCACGCACACCTTAAAGGTGATAGTAAGAAATGAGCCAGCTCCTCAAAGTCAGAAACATCCCAACAACCCAATAGGACTAAATATAGTAGGTACTATATCTACTCAATTTCAGAATAATATAATTATAGATACCGACAACTTCCCGAATTATGATTGCAGTACCGGAGACACTACTGTATCAATAGCCCCTACAAATAGTGAAAAAGCGTCACTTACTCACTACCCTAACCCAGTAAATGACCAAATGACCATCTCTTATACTTTACCTAAAGTCGAGGAAAATGCAATTATTATCCTTTTTAACCAAATTGGAAAAGTTATATCTAAACATCCAATTACTCATACAGGGAATGGACAATTAAAAATAAATACAAGCCACCTTCCTCAAGGCTTATATATATATTCATTGTACATAAATAACACCCCTGTCATTACCAACAAGATGATAAAGTAG